atttggggaatggggtggttccccaaacacttcgcCTTAAAATATTTCTGCATCGTGCgccactctcaaatatcatttatttgagccccataatgccattGGCCTTCaagattggatatcaaattcgttttctaatctcaaatacctttcattagagcaccatattgcaatagtcactaaatatgtccggttgtgGTGTGTGCCCTAAAAACGATCAATATGGAGCTCCACTCTctgtaagacccaaattgtcatggtgagcaaatacgtcctatttgggggttgttatgggggtgggacgtcccccagaCAGTTGGTTCCAAATGTTGTTATCAgatttgtggtctactccccaatacctttcaatgaaccccatattccaatagtcgccaaacatgaccggtttgaggaTGTTTTCGGGTATGGCGCTTAgtgacttagccctgaaaatatatatcagattagtgTTCCACTatacaataccttttatttgagtcccatattgtaatggcCAGCAAATTATGGGGATGGGGtagctccatagacactttttcctgaatattgataccatattcgtgctttactcccaaatagctttaatttgagccccatattgctatggtcctaaatttgtcctctttgggggtgtttttggggaggggctgcccccaaacatttggtcccacatttggatatccgattcgtattttacactcaaataccttttatttgagccccatattgccacggttagtaaataaatcttttttggGAAGGGCGACCCCCAACcactttgtcccacatttgattggtattctacttgcaaatacctttcatttgtgtcccatattgccatggttgttaaataagtccgatttaggggggtattggggtgatcccccaaacacttggtccgacaattggatatcatacgcgttttttaatttttaatacctttcatttgagttccatattgtcatgattgctctatatataaatttggcaggtggggcggtccccctaggtaacTCACCCGAAATTGCCATCCAAAATTTGTTTctgggttactataagagagcacacaaaatttcgcttaaattgcaacACCCATCTCTGTGATATGGCGTGTGTGAAAATAAGGgtttgggggagggtccgtccccccttcagatatgaaaaaatgtagtacccaattttcatctgtgaaaatttcaagaaaatcggttaagccgtttttgagtctatacggaacatacaaacaaacaaacaagaacatgttgtcttggcataggcggagcgatgaggaccacgctcactagggcactggaaactattctagaaaTCCGACTGATTGAaacacagattaaatgtgaggctgccactgcggctatgagacttttggcgatgggagaatggattgagaataggagcagctcataccatcgcggtataatagaggccacgataggaaacctggaaggaagggaagaggttcccgatcggatacctgagatgaaccttgaggtcgagtgcgaggcactgctgccagcggcacagtcttggattgacggaactctagtattgaggtctaaatttggaacccggggactgagatctgttttagactgcctgaccataatacggtcctgcaggcggagatccgggcgatcacggaatgcgtgaagtggtgtggtgctaacgcgaggacgtcgagtttgaACTTCTTTACGAACggcaaaatggccataagggcaataacaaccaggacggtaaagttacgaacagtcttgcagtgaaagaaggagattaacgccttctctgaggatggcaaaatccgcatcgattgggtgccgggccataacggagtaaaggggaatgaaagggcagatgatttggcggtgaaggccagaggaccgcCGTCAATAACCTTGATttaaatcctatggggggatccagatcgtgagaagacgatgctattactgaaaggaagtaagaaggaggccagtatagctttcggtatcatgacgggacacataggactacgagctcacttatatgaaatcggtgcggcaagtgatagcatgtgtagagcttGCGGGTCtgttgccattgcccggctttcgcgtctaacagataccagctctaaggtggggacactaaaccagacatgaaccaacttaggggagtgacatggaaaacaatcAAGGATTTTGTAACTGCACGTAATtcctaagattttctttttcgaggttacttttttttgtatttagagcttacaacaagccgataactggcctaggtgtacgtccatactggcatgggacggataaatatctgcaccctcttttcaacctaacctaacctaatcccaacaaacaaacacaaattgatttttatttaaaagattttgtcaaaacttcggttctataggaaattttgtcaaaattaatttcatttttatagaaaattttgtcaaaatttcatttctataggaaattttgtcaaacttaatttctataggaaattttgtcaaaatttcatttctataggaaactttgtcaaaatttcatttctataggaaactttgtcaaaatttctcctTTCTGTGggaatttctccaaaatttcctttttgttggaaattttgtcaaaatttcccttctatgaaaaattttgtgaaaatttcatttttacatgaaattttgtcaaaatttctttttctgtgggaaattttgtcgaaaatttcctttcaataggaaatttttcagaatttattttgtatgggAAATGATGTCATAATTCTATTCTCTAATAATTCTATTCTCTATGgaaaattctgtcaaaatttcctttctataggaaatttcgtcaaaatttcctctctctcgaaattttgtcaaaattgctttcttgtaggaaattttggaattccaataggatattttgttaaaattctcTCTCGTTAggagattttgctaaaatttgatttttacaggaatttttgtcaaaatttcatttctatacaactttttgtaaaaattttattatttagtaGCATAGctaactttgtcaaaatttcatttatgtgcaaattttgtctttcataaaaaatttcctcaaagaTTAGTTTCTGTAGAatcttttgtgaaattttcatttccgtTTGAATAAAACACAAAGAAAATAGCACAGAACTAGTGCTATTTTCTTGGGCAAAACTGTGCTTAGTTTCTCCATGGTGCATATTTTATGCATCGCTTATCTTCTAGAGGCATTGCCTCAAGTTCAAGTGCTTGATTGACTAAATTTGATAATCATTTAGAATTCGAGCAACTATTGCCAAGTCCATGCTTATCGCATAAACGTTTATTTCTTCGATAATTGATATGATTTGGATTCGCTTTCAATTCCAAAAAAAGTTGCACCACTTCAATGTTAAGCAATTGAAGTTTAGTTCAGTCGTTTTCTATTCACACTCAACAAAACATGGCCAACATAAGACCGCTTAACAAGGATTTGCAAAAGGCTGCTGCTGAACTGGGTGAGGTGCCATCGCGTCTAGAAGAGGATTTGGCTGCTCTCAAAGAATGGATAAAACAACAGCCCCATTTAAGCGCCAATACAGATGATCAGTTTCTGGTTGCCTTTCTGCGTGGCTGTAAATACAGTTTAGAGAGAGCCAAGGCAAAGATAGACAAATTTTATACTCTTAAGAGTAAATTTCCGGATGTATTCTCTGCCACTAATGTAGATGATCCCAAATTTAGAGAACTGTTTAGCTTGGGGTATGTCGAACGAAAGAAATTTGTGTAAACTGTCAGTGTTTATGTTTTTTGTGTACATTTCTTTAAAGAATGTGGCTTTATTTGCCTACACCCCTCAATGAAAATGGTCCTCGCATATGCATAATGCGCAGTGGTCTCTATTCAACCGAAAAATACAGTGGAGAGGATGTAATGCAATTGTTCCATGCACTGCAGGAAATCATGATTCTGGAAGACGACTATGCCAATATAAATGGCGTTGTCTTTATAGGTGATTTTGAGAAAGCCACCTTAGCTCATTTCTTCCAGATGACACC
The genomic region above belongs to Stomoxys calcitrans chromosome 5, idStoCalc2.1, whole genome shotgun sequence and contains:
- the LOC106085626 gene encoding alpha-tocopherol transfer protein-like isoform X1, with translation MANIRPLNKDLQKAAAELGEVPSRLEEDLAALKEWIKQQPHLSANTDDQFLVAFLRGCKYSLERAKAKIDKFYTLKSKFPDVFSATNVDDPKFRELFSLGMWLYLPTPLNENGPRICIMRSGLYSTEKYSGEDVMQLFHALQEIMILEDDYANINGVVFIGDFEKATLAHFFQMTPSLSKKMTVFSEEAMPLRPKGSHFINTPTGFEAVFNMIKPMMSAKQQSRLFVHGNKMDSLIQQVPLKYLPKEYGGENGSLDEISKEWEQKLDKYREYFKKNAEYGTDEKLRPGKAIDFNSIFGIDGSFRKLDVD